The Sesamum indicum cultivar Zhongzhi No. 13 linkage group LG6, S_indicum_v1.0, whole genome shotgun sequence genomic interval tttcaattatggTGTGTATATTCATACCATAGACATGGATAAAAGTTTACGTATACTCACATAtctatttacaaaatttgatatgGTATTACAGCTGATTTTGattctattttattgtttgCTTTGTCAagctatatatacatatatatcgcAGCATTTGAGGATTATTTCAGACCAAAATGTCCGAGTGCCGTTTCGCGCATATATCTTTCcatcatgaattttaattatcagtTACAAGAGAAACAAAGATGAGTCGAGTCGAGTTGGCTCACAAACCTCATGAGCTTGCTCGACTAAAGTTTAACTCGAGTTCGAGCTATTTttaagtacatatatattataaagtaattcgtatttttaacacaattaaaattgaaaaagaagaaataatataaacctaaaagttaaaattaaaacaatttaacaaaatgtacgaaaaaatatatttctccATCCACTATAATatgtacatgtaatttttcaaattatttcaagTCATGGTGGTGGGACAAATGTACAtatcatcaaatcaaatttaactaattaaaattatgataattaatcttgataaaatcaaatcaaatgatAAGATTAAGATGACTATAATTAGgtgttatatattaaatgataagtAGTATTAgagcaattttcttttatttctaatttattaacatGTGTGGAATTAATGACATATATATCCCtaccaatatatattttgtcagtATACATACTCTCTAATTAATACGACAGAATGAAGCCCATCGATTTAATtccttaaatatttgatacgTGAGCCAAATGACTGAACAACATAGTTAATTCTTCTTTCCCTTCTCATCTACTCGCTCtacctaaaatttaattttccatcttatgatatattattagtaaattgtgataaattattagtgggctgtgtatatatagaaaaaatcttatcaaattaaatttggtcagatttaaattaattatatgataagtgtaataaaGTTGGTTGGATCATATCAATCGCATAGCAAGcatgatatatttatcatgcaATTGggcatttttcttaaatttgtgcactaatcacatgacaagtgtatTATTGCACTTAATATAGAATCAGTTCAAGTCTAATCAGATCCAACCAGAATTAAAACtttatgtgtataatttaagaaaaaataataaattacatcgaaACTATATCAGACTTGTTATGGTATTAGTATAATTGagtcaaatataatttgaataataattttccgCTGATATAAGGGAGGGGGTGGAAGGAAAAGAACAGGAGTGCCCTCATTTTCATGAATTTGGATGATCCCATGCACCCTTTCGCGGGAATCTCTTGGGAAGTCCTTTCTGTCTGCTTCCTTTCCCTCTCTCTCCTTTAAAACCCCTCCATTTCTCTCTCGCCATCTCCTCATTACAACTACGAAACATGTCGTTTGTtttccaccaccaccacaccTCTCTCCTTCCGTCCTCCACCGCCCACCGCTTTCTTTATGCGGCGCTGCGTTTTCCGGCCGTCAACCCTCTTGCTAGTTCCACCGGCGCCAGCGGTgaatcctctctctctctctttctcacacacacacacacacacgcacgcacacactcTTGTACTATACCGTCTGATTTCATGATACATAGTTGATGACAAAGCCCAGGTTTCTTTAAATGGTGAAAGAGCCATTGCTACTTTTGCTTGACGTTTGATATAATACCTTCATCTTTAATGTACATGTTTGTTTCTATGCATTTGGACTCAATATGAGGCTCATGAAATTCCTCAGACATCGTTCTAACGTACATCAATTATTGCTGCAGGTGCTGTTTTTCCATCCTGGAAACCAGTCACTCCACCTCCCAGTTTCTCTCTGCAATGCAATGCAATTTCCAGGCCACCTCGTACCGAAGGTACATATATGCAAAGACGGctactcttttttttctttttataaataacaaaagatgaagaatatatgatatgatggtATATTTTTATCCTCTATGCAAAATGCAGAATACATAGATGTGATTCAGAGTGGTCTGCCAGTGATAAAGTGGCACGAGATCGTGGATGATGACACAGACCAAGATAACACTCATCATCATAATAAGGTGGGTATATACTTTTAAATCCTTTCGTTTTCAACTGTTTTTACTCATCTACACATTCGGCAAACACACTTGCATGAGTTTAGTCAAATTTGAACTAACTATAAAacaagtgcaatacacttcTTGAATTTGTCAAATACATTGATTTGATGGTTTTCTGCATCAGCAAAAGCAGGAGCTGATACCTGACAAGATAAGGGAGATGGTGGAATTAGTCCGATCCATGCTGCAATCCATGGACGACGGAGAGATAAGCGTCTCGCCCTATGACACCGCGTGGGTGGCCCTGGTGGAGGACATCAGCGGCGGCGGACGTCCACAGTTTCCGGCAAGTCTCGAGTGGATTTCAAATAACCAGCTCCCTGACGGTTCTTGGGGCGACAGCTACACTTTCTCCATTTATGACAGGATAATCAATACTCTAGCCTGTGTGGTTGCGTTGAAATCGTGGAACGTTCACCCTGACAAAACCCATAAAGGTTCGTTTACTTTCCATGAAAAATGAATCCTATGCAAACACGACTTTGATGAATGAACTCTCCTTCCTTCttactacaaaatatttaatttcttctacATAATTTACAGGGATTTTATTCATAAACGAGAATATATACAAGCTCGCGGGTGAGAACGAAGAGCACATGCCAATCGGGTTCGAAGTAGCGTTGCCATCAGTCATACAAATGGCGAAAAAGCTCGACATAGACATCCCTCTTGACTCTCCAGGCTTGCAAGAGATCTACGCAAGAAGAGAATTAAAGCTGACGAGGTAGTAATTATTACAGCATCTGCTTGTAAGATACTATACAAATGAAATTGGGACAGCCTTATCTCTaacaacataatattatttagatatatatatataaaagtcgACAGGTCGAAAATTAAAGTAGCAAGAAACCCTTTTTATGTGTGTAATAATTGTGTGTATGGAATAGGATACCAAGGGACATCATGCACAAAGTGCCCACAACATTACTCCACAGCTTGGAGGGGATGCCGAGCCTTATGTGGCAAAAGCTATTGAAATTACAGTCTGCTGAtggctcttttcttttctctccatCCTCCACTGCCTTTGCCCTTCAGCAAACCAAAGATCACAATTGCCTCAACTATTTAGCTAACCATGTTAAGAAATTCAATGGTGGaggtaaatttaaatattacttaagtattattttaattaattcgttctactatatattttattttatttttattctaagttagtttctatttttcatgcatgatatatatatagttccgAACGTGTATCCAGTGGACTTGTTCGAGCACCTTTGGGCAGTAGACAGGTTGCAACGGTTGGGAATTTCTCGATATTTTCAGCCAGAAATCGAGGAATGTATTGATTACGTACATAggtatacatatgtatatatatttatactactttttgttaaatgtacgccataattaaattatttacatagTACAATTGGTAtaactaattacataaaatattgaaatcgTTTAGGTACTGGACAAATAAAGGAATCTGTTGGGCAAGAAATTCGGAGGTTCAGGACATTGATGACACGGCAATGGGATTCAGGCTTTTGAGGTTGCACGGACGCGAGATTTCTGCAGGTAAAAACTTTTTCACTGCATACATACCTGATTAATAAATCATGGGAAGTTGGAAATAAAGTACAACGTCGCAAAGGACAAGATGTTACTATGAAACAGACCAAACTTTACAGCATGTGTAGTAGCATAAGATGATATGTCGAAGCATGCACGCTCTAGTTCATACGTAATATACTTACCCTTGAGATTATACGCACGAGCGACAGACGTGTTCAAGCATTTTGAGAAGGGGGGAGAGTTCTTCTGCTTCGCGGGGCAGACGACCCAGGCTGTTACTGGGATGTACAACTTGTACAGGGCTTCTCAGTTGATATTCCCCGGAGAGAAAATACTTGGGGATGCGGCCAAGTTTGCGGCCAAGTTCTTGCAACGAAAACTAGCTAATAATGAGCTATTGGACAAGTGGATTATTACAAAAGACCTGCCAGGCGAGGTAAGTACATATTAATCTATATATGCTTTGCCTAaaattatgtgcatatttaatattatttaatttttttcttttacgtTGGATCTAATCATTTTGAATCAAGTTAAatcaaatcattaaaaaaatatataaaagagaaagctCATATCAAACATTTAAGTCAATACTCTACTCGTTAGATTCAGATGGACTGGCTGATTTTTGCCAACCATCCGGCCGTAATCCAATAATGATATGACGAATCGATTCTCTCAAAAGGTAGATCAAGTCGACCATCACAAATTAAGAATTCATGATTATAACTtctataattgtttttttccaaaaaaaaatctacttttcattaaaaaaagaagttttttttttttcttttttcttttgtatgcATAGTGCTTACTTTTAAAAGTGAGGAAGCTTTTGAGTATTATATTCCAACTACACATAGTCACCTACTAATACATATACGATgttacttaaaatatattaatttatagaaaagaAGAAGCATACACGTACGTAGCTATGCTTAGAAAGGTTGAAAGCTAAGCCCAGGAAGGAGACACATCATGCCTTAATCTCTGTACCCGTAAGGACTTCTAGAGCTCCTCGCCACTCTtccttaattttcttcttgtctTTTCCTACACAAACTAAGCTAACCTTTGAAAAAGAACAGAgaacaaaatgaaattgacgacaactcataaaaaaaatggtggaAATTCGAAAGAATTATTTCGTTTCTAATGTTGTCCTAGACTTTTTTGAAAGTATGGGTACTAAAATGCTGATGTTTGGACATATTTTATATGCCTGGAGTAAAAACAAAGAGGCCCCAATTTGGGTTATCACCACAAGGAATGTGGCATGCATGTTTCTTTGAGTTGTTCCACTACGAATTTGGCGTTTTGCTCATGAAATTGTTGGTATTTGGACAATTCTTGTGCTTGTAATGAGTATGAATATATCCACTTGAGAAGGTGTTAGTGGGGTCTTTTTGTTAATCGTGTAATGTTTTGAGCCCTGGGAAAAAAACGGAAGCtgatgacaaaatattacagGTGGGATATGCACTAGACGTTCCATGGTACGCCAGCCTACCTCGAGTTGAAACAAGGTTTTACTTGGAACAATACGGCGGGGAAGACGATGTCTGGATTGGGAAAACCTTGTACAGGTACCCTTTTTCATCTAatcttccaatttttttttttaccttaatTTATCCTCTACTTAGGGAAATTTAAGTACCCATTAAAATGTTACTGTTGATTGCTTTGGTTTCTTgttaaaattggaaaattttaagtataaatatatagagataTACGACATCATTAATCTTAGGAAAATTAGACATTTAATGATGTGTCAGAATATTAATAAGAGTGAATTACGGTTACCTCACTTGAGgttggcataattatgaatatcctgaaaaattataaatgaaaatgctcttgaatgaaaaattattatatagcCTCTACACTGTAAGGTggaaattactaatttactcttattagtttttttttttttgaaataatatttaaagaaatgtaaaattttttggaGAAGGTGAGTAGAGAAAACTGATAATCCATAGGgcatattttagataatattggaaaatacataaaattataattaattttaatcagtttaccataaaaaatggataaaaatttaGTGGAGGCAAGCGAAACGGACTCGTTGTTAAATAGACATTAAAATGAGggaatattttgtattttttcaaataacgagaaaatatttgtaattatgttagatttaaaaaaaaatggtaaaaacttataataataataataattagtgtcctagaaaaacaaaatactactATATGTAAGGGTTATACGACTCTTTTCTTTagtaagttttaaaaaaataaattagtcgCGTTCAATCACATCaaaattgaatatgaaattataagattACTGTAGTCACATTGaaaactatataataaatattatatatatatatatagagagagagagagagagagaattaattatagtaactTAATAAGCACGCACATGAGCACAGGTAAAATGATCATGACCCCATCCAATGAACTAAATTAAGTAATGTAAGTGAGGCAGCATGACCAATCCCCAACTCTAGGAAAATGGATGAGGACAGTGAGGAGGCTGGTGTGTGCAGCTAGCCAGCCAATTTTTGGATAGCCTGCATGAAAGCCGCAATTTTATAGAAGAGGCCATGCATTCTGCATGCATGTTGCACGAGTTTCTCACCCTGCTCCAACACTTTGAATTCGGGGCAAAAACCAAGGTTGAGTCGGCCACGGGTCCCAACAAATTTAGCATCAAAACATTAATGTTGTCGATTAGGTTTAGGACAAGATATACTTCCTCACTTTCATCAGATTCCTCAATCACGTATTGCCGTATATGTATCCACATCCATCATTGTCTCTATGACgagaattataattaatttatggataAATTTTCTAGAAGATGATGCATggtttcattaattaatacctGATTAACCTTATTTTTTATGCTAAGTTGGAAATATTATACATGTTGTGGTGCAATAACAATGTTGAGATTCTTGGTTTTTGTCTCGTACCatgttttcttgtgttttgggcttgagaatatatatattctatccaaaataaattaaaaaataaaaagattaaaatttagtatagCTTTAAATTTGTCGATTCTATTGATAATTAGTCGTGACGTATCTTCTTTAGGTAATTAAATAAGATGAGTAACGTCGTCTAGCTATTTCATTTAggtaataaattagaaaagtaCGACTTGTGAATTTTCGTTTTCAGCTGTCCTTGATACATGCtctattatttcttattcatttgattttctctaaccaaaattcaagattgaaatattgcaatattatgaattttaattattcattgtttatttttaggaTGCcgtatattaataataacacCTATCTTGAGCTGGCAAAATTAGACTACAGCAATTGCCAGGCCTTGCATCAGCAGGAGTGGAAAAGCATTCAAAAGTACGATGTTTCATtgaatttctcaattattttatgtttaaaacaagataaattaagatttaataatttttttttctttttatcgaCAGATGGTACAAAAATTGCAACATCGGAGAGTTTGGATTAAGTGAGAGCAGCCTTCTGGTGGCCTACTACATAGCCGCAGCAAGCGTGTTAAACTATTGTGTCGCATCCTGACCTACAACAACTTTCCAGTGAGCAGAAGCGCACCTTTGTTAATATATTCGAACAACATGGCTGCATCCTCAATTACGCTAATGGAGGAAGGTAAAAATTTCTCTAATCAGTAAACTCTCttgttcaaaatattatttaaagcCCTTCGTTTCCATCTATTTTGGAAACAAGATGTAATGCTCCTTATCTATATATTGCTCGAAATATTGTCCGGACTAACTAAAACTTCACGTATTTGTAAGTAGCATCTTGTTATTTTCCTTACATGTTTGGAGTTGGGCTTTCGAATGATAGAGAATTTCACAGGTACGAAAGAAGAAACAGTATCGTGTCGGCGCTGATCAAAACTGTAAATCAGTTGTCACTGAACGTTTGGCTGGCACATGGCCGAGACATCCATCATTCGTTAAATCAAGCGGTAATTCCGAAACTCCCATTTGATCGTCCTTACAATCACGAGCTAAAATGTCATAAATGCATGTCTTATGATTACTTGTGCAGTGGCATAAATGGCTGAAAACCTGGGAATCAGAAGGCGAAGACATTCCAAGACATGGGGTTGATGCAGAGCTATTGATCCGCACCTTAAATCTCTGCCAGGGAGGGACAATTTCCGAGAAGACACTATTGTCGCATCCTAAGTACAACCGACTCTTGGACACCACTGTCAGGGTCTGCCATCAACTTCGTCTATTTCAATACCAAAAGGTTAGACATATACAATTCCaattatttagttaatatGCTATTAACAAAATTGGCCTAGCTAAATGTTCGTAAAAAATGCTgttacatattatttatatattaattttgttattataaattcatattggCGGAAATTGCACTTTTACTTCGAGAAGATAGATTAgagttcaatattttttgttttctattttatgagatttttaaaatgatcataaaattaaaaaactcaaTAACATTTAGTCATATGCTATACGagatatttaaaatgattacaaaattaaaaaaacttgaCACATTTAATCGCATAAATTGCATAAGACAAAGGACTAAATGCATTGAGTTTTCTCAATTATGgatctttttgaaaatttcctAAAGTAGAAGATCAAATTTGtctagttttttcaattttgagacTATTTATTAACATCACGTAAAGcagatgactaaaaatattgtcCCTCTATtctatgggactaaaagtatatttttggCTATTCATATTGCATTTCGTGTTGTATCAGCCTCGTGATATTTTGGAGCCATCTTTGTGGCTcttaataatttcttcaattattatgCGATCATATGATCCCGAgcgaattgaattttctatttaaaagtctattgcatcttctattaatttaatatgtgCTCACAATCTGTACAAAGGttacatcatttattttatttagaacgTCTTCactatataaatttcattacatCTACAgtcatattttacattataaattccTCCTTTCACGTCTAATGAGAAATTCGCATGTTTAATTTCAACCAGGTGGTGGATTGCAATGG includes:
- the LOC105163273 gene encoding LOW QUALITY PROTEIN: ent-copalyl diphosphate synthase, chloroplastic-like (The sequence of the model RefSeq protein was modified relative to this genomic sequence to represent the inferred CDS: inserted 2 bases in 1 codon), producing MSFVFHHHHTSLLPSSTAHRFLYAALRFPAVNPLASSTGASGAVFPSWKPVTPPPSFSLQCNAISRPPRTEEYIDVIQSGLPVIKWHEIVDDDTDQDNTHHHNKQKQELIPDKIREMVELVRSMLQSMDDGEISVSPYDTAWVALVEDISGGGRPQFPASLEWISNNQLPDGSWGDSYTFSIYDRIINTLACVVALKSWNVHPDKTHKGILFINENIYKLAGENEEHMPIGFEVALPSVIQMAKKLDIDIPLDSPGLQEIYARRELKLTRIPRDIMHKVPTTLLHSLEGMPSLMWQKLLKLQSADGSFLFSPSSTAFALQQTKDHNCLNYLANHVKKFNGGVPNVYPVDLFEHLWAVDRLQRLGISRYFQPEIEECIDYVHRYWTNKGICWARNSEVQDIDDTAMGFRLLRLHGREISADVFKHFEKGGEFFCFAGQTTQAVTGMYNLYRASQLIFPGEKILGDAAKFAAKFLQRKLANNELLDKWIITKDLPGEVGYALDVPWYASLPRVETRFYLEQYGGEDDVWIGKTLYRMPYINNNTYLELAKLDYSNCQALHQQEWKSIQKWYKNCNIGEFGLSESSLLVAYYIAAASVLXTIVSHPDLQQLSSEQKRTFVNIFEQHGCILNYANGGRYERRNSIVSALIKTVNQLSLNVWLAHGRDIHHSLNQAWHKWLKTWESEGEDIPRHGVDAELLIRTLNLCQGGTISEKTLLSHPKYNRLLDTTVRVCHQLRLFQYQKVVDCNGGMTSTGGITTAQIESDMQELVKLVLTKSSNDLDSRIKHNFLAIARSYYYAAYCSAATINFHIAKVLFERVL